In Arthrobacter citreus, a single genomic region encodes these proteins:
- a CDS encoding S8 family serine peptidase has translation MSKRMGNSKLAKSLSVAVLSSSFVLGSLGYVSNDTKAENASTAESILSKLTSQQRQALQKLSTTDQSGLFIDSDVSLDSVEPVSVIVSFKQKPQKIAVLEAALKGQALSDDKAKENADEDHVTFKSDLRSLFKTKSDGAYKIKREYKHAFNGVALEVPANKLTELLKSTAVQAIYSDATVKSELPVEGKEATSTSTGKGMADERTYLKIDKLHQEGYTGKGVKVAVLDTGVDYNHPDIKAAFKGGYDFVDNDNDPMETTMDDWVKAGKPGGTTGAASYVTEHGTHVSGTIVGQGKNESEYATTGIAPDADLYVYRVLGPGGSGSTENIIAGIDQAVADGMDVMNLSLGANYNDPLLAESIAINNAVLNGVTAVVAAGNAGNKMYTLGSPGTAALALTVGASDVPITTMSAKGSMDNVSANLQLMASGYGDDITKLKGQTLPVVDVNLGENYTGKDVKGKIVLMSRGTYTLDSKVAVAKSQGAAAVLMYNDNPTEGFIPSYLGEGVNFIPTFSLSNAEGLALKQQLQTGSANFTISDMSEVKTQGDTLADFSSRGPARLTYDIKPEITAPGVSVLSTVPGFINNPDNPTDYKNAYQRMSGTSMATPFTTGVVALLKQANHSLQPEDIKTILMNSADSLSKSYSVFEQGAGRIDPYNAIHSTIEIKVQEKTPMIINGKEKQINEDTGALSFGNVAYVGNDLSNSRSVTLMNRGEKTKTFNVKVNFQSNLRGSKDAAANGVTVQAPASVTLKGISQKKTNITLNIPKTAEKGIYEGYVVYTNKDNPSETYRVPFGVHYVEKGFQDMGLTRHTMTTDRNNLSSPIFNPYINATFSLKSHMRYIDVVLTDAVTGQDLGLMNSFDGVNYDEGVQYTILAGQGVYYPFTNDVNNPIASKAVLAKEGLYKVKLIGYDDAGKDYTITQDLLVDTTMPNKFDIHVDGEKEGNPFIEYKEDQKSVPYSATINDKSVDILKAAGVKADQSTNIIGYFYNSPFMGGKLTLDENGNSAKDEIEMVPSIAASSLRFIGGDQASNSYGDKQYYFVKEGTQYVYGQPNTQTRLNKLITHPGESNKITLTANNVNKLKQALYSFTTNNADTNIVNIALNPAAEKLGGKLNVTTTNPTSTTVKSDVNVTFDGSQEVSGDLPMVDVTVKIPVTKDVISTSSFRTVTSTFTSVDNTVTKPITYIVPIVPLSNFSSVISYIHPESFENADGTLKKTDFTKIGANVTIVDSNGKTYTGTMDSIGQFYISGLPLTKEKFTVITDIPGHFNTYGKFDRVYNIMDGNMYGIYKRIGVETVDDAVAGDINKDNVIDINDALAIETYWGTNKRSADINFDGTVDAKDFAFVEKNYLMQNQAVDNAPKPAKKYKGQTIDTIKSELGIK, from the coding sequence ATGTCAAAAAGAATGGGTAATAGTAAACTAGCAAAAAGTCTTTCTGTTGCAGTTTTATCGTCGAGTTTTGTATTAGGTTCATTAGGGTATGTGTCTAATGATACGAAAGCAGAAAATGCTTCGACTGCAGAATCAATTTTATCTAAATTAACTTCACAGCAACGACAAGCTTTACAAAAGCTTTCTACTACTGATCAATCTGGATTATTTATAGATTCAGATGTGAGCTTAGATAGTGTAGAACCAGTTTCTGTCATTGTTTCATTTAAACAAAAGCCTCAAAAAATCGCTGTATTGGAAGCAGCTTTAAAAGGACAAGCTCTATCCGATGATAAAGCGAAAGAAAATGCTGATGAAGATCACGTCACATTTAAATCAGACTTACGTTCTTTATTTAAAACGAAATCCGACGGTGCATATAAAATTAAACGTGAATATAAACATGCGTTTAACGGTGTTGCGTTAGAAGTACCTGCAAATAAACTAACGGAATTACTGAAATCAACAGCTGTACAAGCGATCTATAGTGATGCAACTGTAAAGTCAGAGCTACCTGTTGAAGGAAAGGAAGCTACATCTACTTCAACTGGAAAAGGAATGGCTGACGAGCGTACTTATCTTAAGATTGATAAATTACATCAAGAAGGTTATACAGGTAAAGGTGTAAAGGTAGCTGTTCTTGATACAGGTGTTGACTACAATCATCCTGATATTAAAGCAGCGTTTAAAGGCGGATATGATTTCGTAGATAATGACAATGATCCGATGGAAACAACGATGGATGATTGGGTGAAGGCTGGTAAACCAGGTGGAACTACAGGTGCAGCAAGTTACGTAACAGAACATGGAACGCACGTATCTGGAACAATTGTAGGTCAAGGGAAAAATGAAAGTGAATATGCGACAACTGGTATTGCACCTGATGCTGATCTTTATGTGTATCGTGTATTAGGACCGGGTGGAAGTGGTTCGACTGAAAATATCATTGCAGGAATTGACCAAGCAGTTGCTGACGGTATGGATGTTATGAACCTTTCACTAGGTGCAAATTATAATGACCCATTACTTGCAGAAAGCATTGCGATTAATAACGCAGTACTTAATGGCGTAACTGCAGTAGTTGCAGCTGGTAACGCTGGTAATAAGATGTATACATTAGGATCACCAGGAACTGCAGCTTTAGCGTTAACTGTTGGTGCAAGTGATGTTCCAATCACAACAATGTCTGCAAAAGGTTCAATGGATAATGTATCAGCAAATTTACAATTAATGGCAAGTGGATATGGTGATGACATTACAAAACTAAAAGGGCAAACTTTACCGGTAGTAGATGTAAATTTAGGAGAAAATTATACTGGGAAAGATGTTAAAGGCAAAATTGTCCTAATGAGCCGAGGTACTTATACGTTAGATTCTAAAGTTGCTGTAGCTAAGTCTCAAGGAGCAGCTGCAGTACTAATGTACAATGATAATCCGACTGAAGGATTTATTCCAAGTTACTTAGGAGAAGGAGTAAATTTCATCCCAACATTCAGTTTATCAAATGCTGAAGGACTTGCATTAAAACAACAACTACAAACAGGCTCAGCTAACTTTACAATCTCTGATATGAGTGAAGTAAAAACACAAGGCGATACATTAGCAGACTTCAGTTCAAGAGGACCTGCAAGATTAACTTATGACATTAAACCAGAGATTACTGCTCCAGGTGTAAGTGTGTTATCAACGGTTCCAGGATTTATTAACAATCCAGATAATCCAACTGATTATAAAAATGCGTATCAACGTATGTCAGGAACGTCAATGGCTACACCATTTACAACAGGGGTTGTAGCATTATTAAAACAAGCCAACCATAGCTTACAACCAGAAGATATAAAAACGATTTTAATGAATTCTGCTGATTCATTAAGCAAATCGTATAGCGTGTTTGAACAAGGTGCAGGACGAATTGATCCATACAATGCTATCCATTCAACGATTGAAATAAAAGTACAAGAAAAAACACCTATGATTATTAATGGAAAAGAAAAACAAATTAATGAAGATACTGGTGCACTAAGTTTCGGTAACGTAGCTTATGTTGGTAATGACTTATCAAATTCACGTTCTGTTACATTAATGAACAGAGGAGAAAAAACGAAAACGTTTAATGTGAAAGTTAATTTCCAATCAAATCTACGCGGTTCAAAAGATGCAGCGGCAAACGGCGTAACTGTCCAAGCACCAGCTTCAGTTACATTAAAAGGAATAAGCCAAAAGAAAACAAATATTACGTTAAATATTCCTAAAACAGCTGAAAAAGGAATTTATGAAGGATATGTAGTTTATACAAATAAAGATAATCCTTCTGAAACATATCGAGTACCATTTGGTGTCCATTATGTAGAAAAAGGATTCCAAGACATGGGTCTTACTCGTCATACTATGACAACAGACCGCAATAATTTAAGTAGTCCAATATTTAATCCGTATATAAATGCTACATTCTCCTTAAAGTCGCATATGAGATATATTGACGTAGTATTAACTGATGCGGTGACAGGTCAAGATTTAGGATTAATGAATTCATTTGATGGTGTTAATTATGACGAAGGTGTGCAATACACAATTTTGGCTGGACAAGGGGTTTATTATCCTTTTACAAATGATGTGAATAATCCAATTGCTTCAAAAGCGGTTTTAGCAAAAGAAGGCTTATACAAAGTAAAATTAATTGGCTATGATGATGCAGGTAAAGACTACACAATCACACAAGATTTATTAGTTGATACTACAATGCCAAATAAATTTGATATACACGTAGATGGCGAAAAAGAAGGCAATCCATTTATTGAGTATAAAGAAGATCAAAAGTCAGTTCCATATTCTGCTACAATTAATGATAAATCAGTTGATATCTTGAAAGCAGCGGGTGTTAAAGCAGATCAGTCTACGAACATAATTGGTTACTTCTATAATAGTCCTTTCATGGGTGGAAAACTTACATTAGACGAAAATGGAAATTCAGCCAAAGATGAAATTGAAATGGTACCGAGTATTGCAGCATCTTCACTTCGATTCATCGGAGGAGATCAAGCGTCAAATTCATATGGTGATAAGCAATACTACTTTGTTAAAGAAGGAACTCAATACGTATACGGTCAACCAAATACTCAAACAAGATTAAACAAATTAATTACACATCCTGGTGAGTCAAACAAAATTACACTTACTGCTAATAATGTAAACAAACTAAAACAAGCGCTATATAGTTTTACGACGAATAATGCTGATACAAATATCGTCAATATCGCATTAAATCCTGCAGCTGAGAAACTTGGTGGGAAATTAAATGTTACAACAACAAATCCAACTAGTACGACTGTTAAATCTGACGTTAATGTAACATTCGATGGTTCTCAAGAAGTTTCAGGTGACCTTCCGATGGTTGACGTTACGGTGAAAATACCAGTAACGAAGGATGTTATTTCAACTTCTAGCTTTAGAACGGTAACATCTACATTTACAAGCGTTGACAATACAGTGACGAAACCAATTACCTATATTGTACCAATCGTTCCATTGTCAAATTTCTCAAGTGTAATTAGCTATATTCATCCTGAAAGCTTCGAAAATGCAGATGGAACTCTGAAGAAAACAGACTTTACGAAAATTGGGGCAAATGTAACGATTGTCGATAGCAATGGAAAAACTTACACAGGTACAATGGATAGCATTGGACAATTCTATATTTCTGGCTTACCGCTTACGAAAGAAAAATTTACAGTCATCACAGATATTCCTGGTCACTTTAATACTTACGGTAAATTTGACCGAGTTTACAATATAATGGATGGCAATATGTACGGTATTTATAAGCGAATTGGTGTGGAAACTGTAGACGATGCTGTTGCTGGGGATATCAATAAAGACAATGTAATCGACATTAATGACGCTCTTGCAATTGAAACATATTGGGGAACAAACAAGCGCTCAGCTGATATAAACTTCGACGGAACAGTCGATGCAAAAGATTTTGCATTCGTAGAAAAGAATTACCTAATGCAAAACCAAGCTGTAGACAATGCACCAAAACCAGCGAAGAAATATAAAGGTCAAACAATTGATACGATTAAGAGTGAACTAGGCATTAAATAA